In the Corvus cornix cornix isolate S_Up_H32 chromosome 18, ASM73873v5, whole genome shotgun sequence genome, one interval contains:
- the NAT9 gene encoding N-acetyltransferase 9 isoform X5 has protein sequence MQGYWCDLGDPDTESRRALPKGPRPTLPHPLALAETRSGALGLSLSSEAMKINQDTVLRGKKVTLVPYTAAHVLRYHEWMQSEELQRLTASEPLSLEQEYEMQRSWQDDADKCTFIVLDSGCWPGQAEENSMVGDVNLFLTNTEDPTLGEIEIMIAEPSYRGRGFGKEATLLMMAYGCCEQRFPGGDAKAGCQ, from the exons ATGCAGGGGTATTGGTGCGACCTGGGCGATCCGGACACTGAGAGCCGCCGGGCGCTCCCGAAAGGCCCCAGGCCAACGCTGCCCCATCCCTTGGCCTTGGCGGAGACACGGAGTGGGGCGTTGGGTCTCTCCCTCAGTTCAGAGGCCATGAAGATTAACCAGGACACGGTGCTGCGAGGAAAGAAGGTGACGCTGGTGCCCTACACCGCTGCACACGTGCTCCG GTACCACGAGTGGATGCAGTCGGAGGAGCTGCAGCGCCTGACGGCCTCAGAGCCCctgagcctggagcaggagTATGAAATGCAGCGCAGCTGGCAGGATGACGCTGACA AGTGCACCTTCATTGTGCTGGATTCGGGGTGCTGgcctgggcaggcagaggagaaCTCCATGGTGGGGGATGTGAATCTCTTCCTCACCAACACCGAGGACCCGACTCTGGGCGAGATTGAAATCATGATTGCAG AGCCCAGCTACCGTGGCAGAGGGTTTGGCAAGGAGGCAACTCTGCTGATGATGGCCTATG gtTGCTGTGAACAGCGTTTTCCAGGAGGTGACGCTAAGGCTGGATGTCAGTGA
- the NAT9 gene encoding N-acetyltransferase 9 isoform X4 has protein sequence MQGYWCDLGDPDTESRRALPKGPRPTLPHPLALAETRSGALGLSLSSEAMKINQDTVLRGKKVTLVPYTAAHVLRYHEWMQSEELQRLTASEPLSLEQEYEMQRSWQDDADTHSEGAATFLFSPECTFIVLDSGCWPGQAEENSMVGDVNLFLTNTEDPTLGEIEIMIAEPSYRGRGFGKEATLLMMAYGCCEQRFPGGDAKAGCQ, from the exons ATGCAGGGGTATTGGTGCGACCTGGGCGATCCGGACACTGAGAGCCGCCGGGCGCTCCCGAAAGGCCCCAGGCCAACGCTGCCCCATCCCTTGGCCTTGGCGGAGACACGGAGTGGGGCGTTGGGTCTCTCCCTCAGTTCAGAGGCCATGAAGATTAACCAGGACACGGTGCTGCGAGGAAAGAAGGTGACGCTGGTGCCCTACACCGCTGCACACGTGCTCCG GTACCACGAGTGGATGCAGTCGGAGGAGCTGCAGCGCCTGACGGCCTCAGAGCCCctgagcctggagcaggagTATGAAATGCAGCGCAGCTGGCAGGATGACGCTGACA CACACTCTGAAGGTGCTGCCACGTTCTTGTTTTCCCCAGAGTGCACCTTCATTGTGCTGGATTCGGGGTGCTGgcctgggcaggcagaggagaaCTCCATGGTGGGGGATGTGAATCTCTTCCTCACCAACACCGAGGACCCGACTCTGGGCGAGATTGAAATCATGATTGCAG AGCCCAGCTACCGTGGCAGAGGGTTTGGCAAGGAGGCAACTCTGCTGATGATGGCCTATG gtTGCTGTGAACAGCGTTTTCCAGGAGGTGACGCTAAGGCTGGATGTCAGTGA
- the NAT9 gene encoding N-acetyltransferase 9 isoform X1, whose product MQGYWCDLGDPDTESRRALPKGPRPTLPHPLALAETRSGALGLSLSSEAMKINQDTVLRGKKVTLVPYTAAHVLRYHEWMQSEELQRLTASEPLSLEQEYEMQRSWQDDADTHSEGAATFLFSPECTFIVLDSGCWPGQAEENSMVGDVNLFLTNTEDPTLGEIEIMIAEPSYRGRGFGKEATLLMMAYGVRNLGITKFEAKIGQENEASICMFKKLHFKEVAVNSVFQEVTLRLDVSDQERRWLLEQTNHMEEKSYAELKQAAGVLDT is encoded by the exons ATGCAGGGGTATTGGTGCGACCTGGGCGATCCGGACACTGAGAGCCGCCGGGCGCTCCCGAAAGGCCCCAGGCCAACGCTGCCCCATCCCTTGGCCTTGGCGGAGACACGGAGTGGGGCGTTGGGTCTCTCCCTCAGTTCAGAGGCCATGAAGATTAACCAGGACACGGTGCTGCGAGGAAAGAAGGTGACGCTGGTGCCCTACACCGCTGCACACGTGCTCCG GTACCACGAGTGGATGCAGTCGGAGGAGCTGCAGCGCCTGACGGCCTCAGAGCCCctgagcctggagcaggagTATGAAATGCAGCGCAGCTGGCAGGATGACGCTGACA CACACTCTGAAGGTGCTGCCACGTTCTTGTTTTCCCCAGAGTGCACCTTCATTGTGCTGGATTCGGGGTGCTGgcctgggcaggcagaggagaaCTCCATGGTGGGGGATGTGAATCTCTTCCTCACCAACACCGAGGACCCGACTCTGGGCGAGATTGAAATCATGATTGCAG AGCCCAGCTACCGTGGCAGAGGGTTTGGCAAGGAGGCAACTCTGCTGATGATGGCCTATG GAGTGAGAAACCTGGGCATCACCAAGTTTGAGGCTAAGATTGGTCAGGAAAATGAAGCCAGTATCTGCATGTTCAAAAAGCTTCACTTTAAGGAG gtTGCTGTGAACAGCGTTTTCCAGGAGGTGACGCTAAGGCTGGATGTCAGTGACCAGGAGAGACGGTGGCTCCTGGAGCAGACAAACCACATGGAGGAGAAGAGCTACGCTGAGCTGAAGCAGGCAGCTGGGGTGCTGGACACCTGA
- the NAT9 gene encoding N-acetyltransferase 9 isoform X2 — MQGYWCDLGDPDTESRRALPKGPRPTLPHPLALAETRSGALGLSLSSEAMKINQDTVLRGKKVTLVPYTAAHVLRYHEWMQSEELQRLTASEPLSLEQEYEMQRSWQDDADKCTFIVLDSGCWPGQAEENSMVGDVNLFLTNTEDPTLGEIEIMIAEPSYRGRGFGKEATLLMMAYGVRNLGITKFEAKIGQENEASICMFKKLHFKEVAVNSVFQEVTLRLDVSDQERRWLLEQTNHMEEKSYAELKQAAGVLDT; from the exons ATGCAGGGGTATTGGTGCGACCTGGGCGATCCGGACACTGAGAGCCGCCGGGCGCTCCCGAAAGGCCCCAGGCCAACGCTGCCCCATCCCTTGGCCTTGGCGGAGACACGGAGTGGGGCGTTGGGTCTCTCCCTCAGTTCAGAGGCCATGAAGATTAACCAGGACACGGTGCTGCGAGGAAAGAAGGTGACGCTGGTGCCCTACACCGCTGCACACGTGCTCCG GTACCACGAGTGGATGCAGTCGGAGGAGCTGCAGCGCCTGACGGCCTCAGAGCCCctgagcctggagcaggagTATGAAATGCAGCGCAGCTGGCAGGATGACGCTGACA AGTGCACCTTCATTGTGCTGGATTCGGGGTGCTGgcctgggcaggcagaggagaaCTCCATGGTGGGGGATGTGAATCTCTTCCTCACCAACACCGAGGACCCGACTCTGGGCGAGATTGAAATCATGATTGCAG AGCCCAGCTACCGTGGCAGAGGGTTTGGCAAGGAGGCAACTCTGCTGATGATGGCCTATG GAGTGAGAAACCTGGGCATCACCAAGTTTGAGGCTAAGATTGGTCAGGAAAATGAAGCCAGTATCTGCATGTTCAAAAAGCTTCACTTTAAGGAG gtTGCTGTGAACAGCGTTTTCCAGGAGGTGACGCTAAGGCTGGATGTCAGTGACCAGGAGAGACGGTGGCTCCTGGAGCAGACAAACCACATGGAGGAGAAGAGCTACGCTGAGCTGAAGCAGGCAGCTGGGGTGCTGGACACCTGA
- the NAT9 gene encoding N-acetyltransferase 9 isoform X3: MQGYWCDLGDPDTESRRALPKGPRPTLPHPLALAETRSGALGLSLSSEAMKINQDTVLRGKKVTLVPYTAAHVLRYHEWMQSEELQRLTASEPLSLEQEYEMQRSWQDDADKPSYRGRGFGKEATLLMMAYGVRNLGITKFEAKIGQENEASICMFKKLHFKEVAVNSVFQEVTLRLDVSDQERRWLLEQTNHMEEKSYAELKQAAGVLDT, translated from the exons ATGCAGGGGTATTGGTGCGACCTGGGCGATCCGGACACTGAGAGCCGCCGGGCGCTCCCGAAAGGCCCCAGGCCAACGCTGCCCCATCCCTTGGCCTTGGCGGAGACACGGAGTGGGGCGTTGGGTCTCTCCCTCAGTTCAGAGGCCATGAAGATTAACCAGGACACGGTGCTGCGAGGAAAGAAGGTGACGCTGGTGCCCTACACCGCTGCACACGTGCTCCG GTACCACGAGTGGATGCAGTCGGAGGAGCTGCAGCGCCTGACGGCCTCAGAGCCCctgagcctggagcaggagTATGAAATGCAGCGCAGCTGGCAGGATGACGCTGACA AGCCCAGCTACCGTGGCAGAGGGTTTGGCAAGGAGGCAACTCTGCTGATGATGGCCTATG GAGTGAGAAACCTGGGCATCACCAAGTTTGAGGCTAAGATTGGTCAGGAAAATGAAGCCAGTATCTGCATGTTCAAAAAGCTTCACTTTAAGGAG gtTGCTGTGAACAGCGTTTTCCAGGAGGTGACGCTAAGGCTGGATGTCAGTGACCAGGAGAGACGGTGGCTCCTGGAGCAGACAAACCACATGGAGGAGAAGAGCTACGCTGAGCTGAAGCAGGCAGCTGGGGTGCTGGACACCTGA